A stretch of Oncorhynchus mykiss isolate Arlee chromosome 12, USDA_OmykA_1.1, whole genome shotgun sequence DNA encodes these proteins:
- the LOC110537580 gene encoding protein SMG8: MIRAEKMALPVSVGALLESEVIEDPLYKDEGLCVLGIFGKTAMLPGSPKEFLINTLADKHIYPLFGLDETDNHNSGSLIQAYYSQENRVLYLVLTSVCDNRQLLWACESLSTGVGHSEAHEFWKGADKQHCLALLYLFSLCHVLLLVHPTCCFDVTYDRLFRALDALRQKVLPLLRAAIKDSTISKEWKVNCRPCPPRLLFVFQMNGALRSYGGNGSDPSGGNADKPKKHSPRRRLQHALEDQIYRIFRKSRVLTNQSSNCLFTVPANQAFVYVVPGPEEDPVAAVLGQLRSNCALRENDTSTSVSGPRRYQQMRHSARQPSFNVESSSLSGGQLVDCNLKEFLWQHVELVLTKKGFDDSVGRNPQPSHFELPTYSKWAQVAYRLHQVMIANTEEETAELAVKVQSQLKFLEGFLDADAKFSENRCQKALPLAHSAYQSNLPHNYTTTVHKNQLTQALRVYSQHARGVAFQRYALQLHEDCYKFWSNGHQLCEERSLTDQHCVHKFHLLPQPDEKPEMDRNPPILNHNSRGRSTSSCNCGRKQAPREDPFDIQAANYDFYQMFEEKCCGKLERIDFPVFQPSTPDPAPACEEAPRPTEVAAPVPVPPSEPGSGPSEGERLKESIPASHPVSHTPGESTSLSLALSLGQSTDSLGPYGDGGGGEGQEKRPSLVDRQASTVEYLPGMLHSGCSKGLLPKFSSWSLVKLGPAKTYNPHTGLEQPGFLPGSSFLLPWDVVIRSRSEEEVGLTEPLDGGPSSWPAPNKTVAGKRGSAGGLGRGRRRDDVARAFVGFEYEDSRGRRFLSSGPDKVVKVLGPGGAKEPATRALNTDMPLYIPSPAQGRGLKTHYAQLARLYIVVPDAPLEITLNPQVQPGPPPCPVFHPERTELVLPSDGLWVLRFPYSYVTDRGPCYPPKENQPLASYKVLRGILRASPLPPQ, encoded by the exons ATGATACGAGCGGAAAAAATGGCGTTGCCCGTGAGTGTGGGAGCGCTTCTAGAATCAGAAGTAATAGAGGATCCATTATACAAAGATGAAGGTCTCTGTGTACTTGGTATATTCGGTAAGACTGCAATGCTACCCGGATCACCGAAAGAGTTTCTAATCAACACGCTCGCGGACAAGCACATCTATCCACTATTTGGACTGGATGAGACAGACAATCACAACAGTGGAAGCTTGATTCAGGCGTACTACAGCCAAGAAAACCGCGTATTGTATCTGGTGCTTACTTCAGTTTGTGACAACCGACAGCTTTTGTGGGCGTGTGAGTCTTTGAGTACGGGCGTCGGACACTCGGAGGCGCACGAATTCTGGAAAGGAGCGGATAAACAGCATTGCTTAGCATTGCTTTACCTATTCTCGTTGTGCCATGTCCTGCTACTGGTCCATCCTACATGCTGTTTTGATGTCACCTATGACCGATTGTTCCGTGCTCTGGATGCACTTCGCCAGAAAGTTCTGCCACTACTACGTGCTGCAATCAAGGATTCCACCATATCCAAAGAATGGAAGGTGAACTGCCGGCCCTGTCCTCCTCGCCTGCTATTCGTATTCCAGATGAATGGAGCCCTGCGAAGCTATGGTGGAAATGGTTCAGACCCTTCTGGGGGAAATGCTGATAAGCCCAAGAAACACTCGCCAAGGAGACGCCTCCAGCATGCATTGGAAGACCAGATATATCGCATTTTCCGGAAAAGTCGGGTCCTCACCAACCAGAGCAGTAATTGCTTATTCACTGTCCCTGCTAACCAAGCGTTTGTTTACGTGGTGCCTGGGCCAGAGGAGGACCCAGTGGCAGCCGTGCTAGGGCAGCTGCGCTCCAACTGTGCCCTGAGGGAAAATGACACCAGCACCTCGGTGTCTGGACCCAGGCGCTACCAACAAATGCGTCACTCTGCAAGACAACCATCCTTCAATGTAGAAAGCAGCAGCCTCTCAGGGGGGCAACTAGTAGACTGTAATCTGAAGGAGTTCCTTTGGCAGCATGTCGAACTGGTGTTGACCAAGAAAGGCTTTGATGACAGCGTTGGTCGCAATCCGCAGCCTTCTCATTTTGAGCTGCCAACCTACTCCAAATGGGCACAAGTGGCCTACAGGCTGCATCAGGTCATGATAGCCAACACAGAGGAGGAAACTGCAGAGCTGGCTGTCAAAGTGCAGAGTCAGCTTAAGTTTTTGGAAGGTTTCCTGGACGCAGATGCCAAGTTCTCTGAGAACCGCTGCCAGAAAGCCCTGCCACTGGCACATAGTGCCTACCAGTCTAACCTTCCCCATAACTATACCACCACTGTGCATAAAAACCAACTGACACAAGCACTTCGGGTCTACAGCCAGCATGCACGCGGTGTAGCTTTTCAGCGCTATGCCTTGCAGTTGCATGAGGACTGCTACAAGTTCTGGAGTAATGGGCATCAGTTATGTGAAGAGCGCAGTCTGACAGACCAACACTGTGTGCACAAGTTTCACCTGCTGCCTCAGCCAG ATGAGAAGCCAGAGATGGACCGCAACCCACCCATCCTCAACCACAACAGCAGGGGGCGTTCCACTAGCTCGTGTAACTGTGGCCGGAAGCAAGCCCCTCGTGAGGACCCCTTTGACATCCAAGCTGCCAACTACGACTTCTACCAA ATGTTTGAGGAGAAATGCTGCGGGAAGCTGGAGAGGATCGACTTTCCTGTTTTCCAGCCAAGCACCCCAGACCCAGCCCCGGCCTGTGAAGAAGCACCCAGACCCACTGAGGTGGctgccccagtcccagtcccaccgTCAGAGCCTGGGTCAGGGCCGTCAGAGGGGGAGAGGCTAAAGGAGAGCATCCCAGCGTCCCACCCAGTGTCCCACACCCCCGGAGAGAGCACCAGCCTCAGCCTGGCCCTCAGCCTGGGCCAGTCCACTGACAGCCTAGGGCCATATGGAGATGGAGGGGGCGGTGAGGGCCAGGAGAAGAGGCCCAGCCTGGTGGATCGCCAGGCCTCCACTGTGGAGTACCTTCCAGGCATGCTCCACTCAGGCTGCTCCAAAGGTCTGCTGCCTAAGTTCTCCAGCTGGTCGCTGGTCAAGCTTGGCCCTGCTAAGACCTACAACCCCCACACTGGCCTGGAGCAGCCAGGCTTCCTGCCTGGCTCCTCCTTCCTCCTGCCCTGGGACGTGGTGATTCGCTCCCGCTCTGAAGAGGAGGTGGGCTTAACTGAGCCCTTGGATGGGGGACCCTCCTCCTGGCCGGCCCCCAACAAAACCGTGGCGGGGAAGCGAGGGAGTGCAGGGGGCCTTGGTCGGGGACGCAGGCGGGATGACGTGGCCCGGGCCTTTGTGGGCTTTGAGTACGAGGACAGTAGGGGCCGGCGTTTCCTCAGCTCAGGACCTGATAAAGTGGTGAAAGTGCTGGGGCCTGGAGGGGCCAAAGAGCCGGCCACCAGGGCCCTGAACACAGACATGCCCCTGTACATTCCCTCTCCAGCCCAGGGGCGTGGCCTAAAGACCCACTACGCCCAGCTGGCGCGCCTCTACATTGTGGTCCCTGACGCCCCCCTGGAGATAACACTCAACCCACAG GTCCAACCCGGCCCCCCTCCATGTCCAGTGTTCCACCCCGAGCGGACAGAGCTGGTGCTGCCCTCCGATGGCCTGTGGGTCCTACGTTTCCCCTATTCCTATGTCACAGACCGTGGCCCATGCTACCCACCTAAAGAGAACCAGCCCCTGGCCAGCTACAAGGTCCTCAGAGGCATCCTGCGTGCCAGTCCTCTTCCACCACAGTAA